Below is a window of Mucilaginibacter sp. PAMC 26640 DNA.
AGTTCTGCTGATCGGGCAATTGTAGAAACGATTGCTTGTCTTTATCGTATTTGTACCGGGCCGCCTTCGTCACCAAATCTTTTGAAAAGCTCGCCGAATAAATGCTGCCTTCGGTATTGATAATAAAGAAGCGTTTTTTTAAAGCAGGAAAGAAAATGGTATATCCCTTTTTTTCATCGATGCTGAGTGGGGTGATCAGAAAGCCTTTGTTCTTTAGTTTAGCAAGGGCGTCGAAAGCCCCTGCATCAAAATCTTTTGCCGCGGCGGCGGTCAACAATAATTCGATGGAAGTTTTTTCCAGGGGATGGAGAGAAATGAAGACGTTGCTGTTATCGAAAAAATTTTGGAGCAAAGGATGCGCAAACAATACTTTTCTAACTGTATCCAATTCAGCCATTTTACTGTCGCTAACCAAACTGCCAATCAATGAATTATCAGTAAAAATGTCATAGAAGCCCTTGTCATTGCTAATTTCAAAAACGGCGGCGGCACTGTCGGGAATGGTGCGCATAACATTGCCAGCATGCACACCTGACAAGTTAACGCTTCTAAAATATTTTACGGTCACAAACCCGGTGGCGGCAATTAATAATAAAGTGAGTAGTATATATCTTTTCATTGCTGTTTGGGCCCGCAAGTTAGAATTTTACCGTACCACAATAAAGTAATACTTTCATTTGGTTAACTTAGCCTTTTATATCTGGATGAACAAACAAATTATAGTTACCGCAGCCGTATTTGGTGCCTTTGCTGTTATCTGCGGCGCATTTGGGGCACATGCTTTAAGGGAGCAACTCCAGCCAAAGCAATTAGAAGTATGGCAAACAGCTGTTCAATATCAATTTTACCATGTATTTGCATTGTTATTTTTATCCACTTTTAGCCGCTTTAAAACACGCCTGGTTACCATAAGTTACTACCTGTTTACTTTGGGGATAATTTTGTTTTCGGGTTCACTTTACCTGCTTGCCTGTCGCGATCTTTTAAAAATGCCGGGTTTAGCAGTTTTGGGTCCGGTTACCCCCATTGGCGGCTTACTTTTTATAATCGGCTGGTCAACACTGGCATTAGCTGCGGTCAGAAATAAATAACCTAATGTTAGAGTTTGCCGAAGTACAGCAGCATACCCGTAAAACGCTTTTTGTTGAAGTGATATTGCCTTTGGCAATCAGCATAAATTATACTTACCGGGTTCCGTATGAAATGAATACTGCTGTAGTTGTAGGTAAAAGGGCAGTTGTGCAGTTTGGTAAAAGCAAACTCTACACCGCTATCATAGCCTCAATTGGTGAACAAGCTCCCGAAAAATACGAGGCTAAATACATCATAGAAATATTGGATGACTCCCCGGTAATTACCGAGCATCAATTGCGCTTTTGGCACTGGATAGCCGAATATTATATGTGTAACGAAGGCGAAGTGATGAATGCAGCTTTGCCATCAGCTCTTAAACTCGCCAGCGAAACCAAGGTAATGCTGAACCGGGAGTTCGAGTATGACAAAACTAAGCTCAACGATAAGGAGTATTTAATCACCGAGGCGCTTGATATACAGCCCGAACTCACTATTAGTGATATCGTAAAGCTATTGGGGCAGAAGACGGTGATGCCAATATTGAAATCTTTATTTGAGAAGAATATTATCACTATATCTGAGGAGGTTAGCGAGCGGTACAGGCCCAGAAAGAGAACTTATCTTACCTTGAATCCAGTTTATCAAAATTCTGATAACAGGCGAGAACTTTTTGAAATTCTGGAAAAACGCGCTCCCAAACAGGCCGATGCCTTGCTGGCTTATCTGAAACTTTCACGGCAGCAAAAAGCAGTATTAAAAAGCGAATTGATTGAAGAAAGCGGGGCAGGAGATGCCAGCATTAAATCTTTGATTGAAAAGGAGATATTTTTTGCCGAACACAAAACGGTAAGCAGACTTGGTTACGAGGAGGATGATGAATCAATAAGCAATTTTATCCTGAGTACTGCCCAGCAAATTGCACTGGATGATGTTCGCAGCCATTTTGAAAAAAAGGATGTGGTGTTGCTGCATGGCGTTACTGCATCGGGCAAAACACAGATCTATATCCGTCTGATCGAAGAAATGATTGCTTCCGGCCGTCAAGTGCTTTACCTTCTTCCAGAGATAGCGCTAACTACCCACATCATTGAGCGGCTCCGGATTTACTTCGGCGGTACCATCGGTGTTTACCACTCACGGTTTAATGATAACGAGCGGGTTGAAGTGTGGCAAAAGGTACTGCGTGGAGAATACAAGGTTGTACTGGGTGCCCGCTCTTCAGTTTTTCTTCCTTTTCAGGATCTTGGACTCATCATTGTAGATGAGGAGCACGAAACCTCTTACAAGCAATACGACCCCGCACCAAGATACAACGCACGGGATGCGGCTATTTACCTTGCCAATATGCATCATGGTAAAGTTTTGCTAGGCTCGGCCACACCATCTTTTGAATCTTATTATAATGCACGTACTCATAAGTACGGTTTAACGGAACTGGTGGAACGCTTTGGAGGCGTACAGCTGCCATTAATACAGGTGGTAAGTATTTCACAGGAGATGAAGCAGAAAACCATGCAGTCGCATTTTACGGGCGTGCTGATGGCTGATATGCAGCTTGCGCTTGATCATAAGGAGCAAGTGATCCTTTTCCAAAACCGCCGGGGCTATGCACCGGTGCTGATGTGTAAGGTATGTGCATTTACCCCCAAATGTATCAATTGCGATGTGAGCCTTACTTATCACAAGCATACCACCAAACTACATTGTCATTACTGTGGTTATAAAGAAGATACCCCCTCAGTTTGCCCTGCATGTGGTTCTACCCATTTAGAATATAAGGGTTTTGGCACAGAGAAGGTAGAGGATGAATTATCGGTTTTGATGCCGGATGTCCGTCTCGCCAGGATGGATCTGGATACTACTCGGTCACGCAACGCGTTGCAAACTATCCTGAATAATCTTGAAGAAAAGAAAATAGATATACTAATTGGTACTCAAATGGTAGCCAAAGGACTGGATTTTGCAGATGTTACGGTAATTGGTATTATCAACGCAGATAGTTTATTAAAATATCCAGACTACCGCGCAAACGAGCGGAGTTTTCAAATGCTTGCGCAGGTAAGCGGGCGCGCGGGCCGCAGGGGGAAGCAGGGCAAAGTGGTCATTCAAACCTATGATCCAAATCACCGGGTAATTAAACAAGTAATTGAAAATAATTACGCCGACCTGTATTTTACCGAGATGGAGGAACGCAAAAGCTTTAAGTACCCACCTTTTTACCGCATTATCAGCGTTGATATCAAACACAAAAACCCTGAGATCCTGTATAATCAGGCAGAGTATTTTGCTAATGAGCTGCGCAAACATTTTGGTGATAGAGTAATCGGTCCCGAGCCTCCTCTAGTAAGCAGGGTACGCAACTACTATATCAAAACCATTATGCTGAAGTTTGAGAAAGATGCAATTTCAATTGTAAAGGCTAAGGCCTTAATGCGGGATGTGATCACCCAATTTCAAACAACTAAGCTGAGCAAAGGCAGCATAGTGCAGCCGGATGTAGATCCATACTAGGGGTACATTTTTATCTCCATCGCTATCAGCATTATAAAATCTAAGTAGGTTGGTTTCCGCTTTAAATTCCATAATCGTATTAACTTTGCTGTATAATGGCATATAAGTTCGTAGATAACTATCGGGAGCAAGGCGCACGCAAAAGGCTGGTTGAGGTATTAAGGAAAAAGGGAATAGAAGACGAGGGAGTTCTTAAAGCAATAGCAAAAGTGCCCCGCCACTATTTTTTTGATGAGACTTTCTGGAACCAGGCTTATAAGGATATCGCTTTTCCGATAGGAGCCGGGCAAACTATTTCGCAGCCTTATACGGTAGCATATCAAACGGAACTATTACACATACG
It encodes the following:
- a CDS encoding primosomal protein N', with the translated sequence MLEFAEVQQHTRKTLFVEVILPLAISINYTYRVPYEMNTAVVVGKRAVVQFGKSKLYTAIIASIGEQAPEKYEAKYIIEILDDSPVITEHQLRFWHWIAEYYMCNEGEVMNAALPSALKLASETKVMLNREFEYDKTKLNDKEYLITEALDIQPELTISDIVKLLGQKTVMPILKSLFEKNIITISEEVSERYRPRKRTYLTLNPVYQNSDNRRELFEILEKRAPKQADALLAYLKLSRQQKAVLKSELIEESGAGDASIKSLIEKEIFFAEHKTVSRLGYEEDDESISNFILSTAQQIALDDVRSHFEKKDVVLLHGVTASGKTQIYIRLIEEMIASGRQVLYLLPEIALTTHIIERLRIYFGGTIGVYHSRFNDNERVEVWQKVLRGEYKVVLGARSSVFLPFQDLGLIIVDEEHETSYKQYDPAPRYNARDAAIYLANMHHGKVLLGSATPSFESYYNARTHKYGLTELVERFGGVQLPLIQVVSISQEMKQKTMQSHFTGVLMADMQLALDHKEQVILFQNRRGYAPVLMCKVCAFTPKCINCDVSLTYHKHTTKLHCHYCGYKEDTPSVCPACGSTHLEYKGFGTEKVEDELSVLMPDVRLARMDLDTTRSRNALQTILNNLEEKKIDILIGTQMVAKGLDFADVTVIGIINADSLLKYPDYRANERSFQMLAQVSGRAGRRGKQGKVVIQTYDPNHRVIKQVIENNYADLYFTEMEERKSFKYPPFYRIISVDIKHKNPEILYNQAEYFANELRKHFGDRVIGPEPPLVSRVRNYYIKTIMLKFEKDAISIVKAKALMRDVITQFQTTKLSKGSIVQPDVDPY